The stretch of DNA TCAGAAGTTGTTTTGAATGTTCCTTCGTTAGACGTCATGATGGGAACAATGTTTTGAGACCCATCTAATAAATTTACAATACTTCGTGGAGGTAATAATCCTCCTGAAAGAATAATTCCTGCAATTCTAGGATAGTTTTTAGAAGCATGAGCTTGTAAAATTCCTACCAATAAATCAGCACGGTCTCCAGGTAAAATAGCTAAAGAATCTTCTTTAACATGATTTAAAAAATTGGGTAGTTGCATTCCTCCCACAATATTCTTTTTAGGAACAATATTTAATTTATCATGTCCGTATAAAACATGAGCCCCTAGTTTATCTACAATTTCCCTTAAAGTAGGTTTTCCTAAGATATTAGAATTGGGAATAATAGAGAATAAAGTGTCATGTTGAATTTTTTCTGCTAATTGAGGTAATAGAACAGCTGATTCACGATCACAACGATTGATAAAAGTGGCAATCACTTTGATATCTTTTTCAATAAAAGAATTTAGTTCTATTTTAACATGATTAATTAAATCTTCGTCGCTTTCAGCATTATCTTTTACAATTAATAATGCAGGAACATTTAAACTTTGTGCAATGGAGCTATTTAAGTCAAATTCAAATGAAGTTCCTTCATTAAAAAAATCAGTTCCTTCAATTAATACAAAGTCAAAACGTTCTTCTAATGCTTTGTATTTCTGAATAATCACATCAAAAACATCGTTTAAACGATTGTTATTCTTGTGTTCTATTACTTCACTTCTTGAAAAAGCATAAGCTTCTTCATACTGCATGTTTAATTTAAAATGAGAAATCATTGTAGCGATATGATTATCTTTCTCACCTGTTGTATAATCGTCAATAACAGGTCTAAAATATCCTACATTAGGTGTTTTTCGCATAATCATTTGCAAAATACCTAAGCTAATTAATGATTTTCCACTATAAGAGTCTGTAGTAGCAATATAAACAGAACGATTCATGTAATAAGATTTGTAAAATTTTTGGCAAAGATACGAATTATCTTACTTATACAGCTATATAAGATGTTTTATGCACTAATCGAATAATTTGTACTATTTAATCGATCATTTTGAAGTCTTTATAAGAGAATTAAGTCTATTAATTGTATGTTTGTAATGTACGATTTTTATCATGTTTTTAATGAGAAGAACTTCATATAGTAAAATTCGATGGGGAATAGGATTATTTGTTCTACAAATTATAATAGTACAAAGTGTAGCTAGTTTTCCTGATTTTATTACAACCTATTATACGGAAGGGATATATCCTCAGATTTCTTTTGTGCAACGAGTATTGTTTGGAAAATTAAAAATAGGTTTGGGAGATTTAACCTATGCTTTTTTTGTGGTTGCTTTTATAGCTATGTGTTTTAATTTGATTAGAAATCGATTTCGAAATACTAAAAAGACATTAGGGAATCTTTTAATATTTTTAAACTTATTTTATTTCACATTTCATGTTTTGTGGGGATTTAATTATTACAAACAACCCTTTTTAGAACAATTTGAGATTCAAAAAGAACAAGGTACGGATGAAGATTTATTTGAATTAACTGAATGGATGATTCAGAAAACCAATCAATTAAGAGAAGAGGTAAAGGAGGATGAAAATGGCGTGTTTCGAAATGAAGAATCGTTTGATAAAACAGTTGAACAAGTAAAAAAATCATATGATGATTTAGCTGAAAAATTACCACTTGAAATGTATAAAGTAAAACCAGTATGGATTAGTTGGTATTCAGAGTTGATTTCGTATTTAGGGATAGGAGGGTATTATAATCCTTTTTATGGAATAGCACAAATTAATGGTACTATACTTCCTCATGATTATGGTATGACGGTAAGCCATGAAATAGCACATCAATATGGTTTTGCAAGTGAAAAAGAAGCTAATTACGTGGCTTTTTTAAATGGTGTGAATTCAAAAAATAAGGATTTACAATATTCGGTATACTATAATACCATTTGGCGATTGTTATATGAGGTGTATAAGATTGATTTTGATCGATTTGAGAAATACAAAGATTTAATTTCTGAAAAAGTTAAAAAAGATCGACTAGCAGATAAAAAATATTATGAAAAATATAGAGGAGAACTAAGTGATGCATTTAGTAGAGCCAATAGTCTATATTTAAAAGCTAATGGGCAGGAAGGAATTGATTCCTATTCGTACTATGTTCAATTAGTATTAAATCAGTATTTAGCCCAAAAAAGAGGGGAAACAAAGCTTCCTTTATTAAAATAGTCTTCTCTATTCTTTATACTATCTTATTTCAAAATCTTATTAATTTTATCAATGATTAAAGCAATAGCACCATCTCCTGTAACGTTGGTTGCCGTACCAAAACTATCTTGTGAGAAATGTAATGCTGTAATTAAATCTAATTGAATCACTGAAAACCCTAACATACTTTCCATTAAACCTCTGGCAGCTACAGCACCTCCTCCTGGAATCCCTGGAGCAGCCACCATCATTACACCTAGATATGCAATAAAAGGTAATATCTCTCCAAAAGATTGTAATTCACCATTTGTAATATAAGCAATACCCATAGCTCCCAATACCAATGCAATAGTATCTCCTGCCAAATGAATATTAGCGCATAGAGGAACCACAAAATCTAAAATATCTTCCTCAACACCATTATTTCTAGAACTTTCTAAACTAATAGGGATAGTAGCGGCAGAAGATTGGGTTCCTAAAGCTGTTAAATAGGCAGGAAGCATATTGTATATAGATTGTATTGGGTTTTTTCCTGTAAAGAGAAATTGAAGTGTAAATTGTATAATGATATATAAGATTTGTAAGGCTACAATCATAGCAATAATAGCCGCAAAAGCAATAATCACATTAAGAACATCTCCATTATAGGCTAGTTTAACAAACTGTGCACCAATATGAATTGGAATTAAGGGAACAATAATGTATTTTAAAACATCTATGATAATGGTATTAAAATCTTTCATAAGGGCTTTTAAAGTATCTGTTTTGGCATAAGCCATTCCTAAACCTAAAACAAAAGCTAAAATTAGTGCACTCATAACACCTATTGGAGCTGGCATGGAAATGGTGAAAAATTCTAATCCTTCTGATTCAGGAACTTTAGTTCCTTGTATATCGGTTAAAAAGTATGGAATACCTGTAATACCAATAAAATAGGCAGCTATTCCAGCAAAGAAAGAAGAAACATAAGCAATAATAGCGGTTATTCCTAGTAATCGTCCTGCTTTAGCACCTAAATCAGCAATTCCAGGGGCAATAAACCCAAGAATAACTAGTGGAATAATAAAAGATAAAAAATTTCCAAAAAGACCACTAAAAGTAGCAAATAATTTAACAGGAAGTTCAAAGTCTGTTTCGTGGCATAATAGACCAATTACAATACCAAATACAATCGCTAGTAGTAACCTAGGCAGTAAACCAATTTTTTTCATATTTTTTTAAAAAGTGGCTGTAAGATAAGTACTTTGTTTGATAAAATATGTTTTTAAGTTGAAATATTTGGAAAAAGAATAAAGAATGGAAATGAAAGATAGTATTTTAAAGTCATAACTATTAAGTGTTAAAATTAAATATTACTTAATAGTTATGACTTAAGAAATTAATATCCACTTGCAGTATCGTCACCTCTTGGGTCAGCACCACCTTGTAAACCATCCTGAGTAACCAAAATAGCATCTACTTTTCCTACAACAATGTTATCTTTTTCTAGTAATGGATATCCTTTACTTTGTAATGTGTTTTTAATTGAATCATGAAAGCTATGAGGCTCTAAACGAATTTCATCAGGAAGCCATTGATGATGAAAGCGAGGAACAGAAACAGCTTCTTGCATGTTCATACCATATTCGTATACGTTTAAAATAGTTTGCAATACAGATGTAATAATGGTAGAACCTCCAGGACTTCCTACTACCATTTCAACTTGATGGTCTTTATTGAGTACAAGAGTAGGGGTCATAGATGATAGCATGCGTTTTTCAGGGGCAATAGCATTCGCTTCAGCTCCTACTAATCCAAACATATTAGGTATGCCAGGCTTTGCTGAAAAGTCATCCATTTCATTGTTTAAGAAATAACCTGCTCCTTCTGCTACTACTTTGTTTCCATAACGACCGTTAAGTGTGGTAGTTAAAGCAACCGCATTTCCTTGTTTATCTATTATAGAGAAATGTGTAGTTTCCATACTTTCATTTAAGATAAATGTACCATGATCTACTTTTGAAGAAGGAGTTGCTTGCGTAAATGAAAAATCTTTCATTCGTTTGGTGTTGTACGATTTAGAAAGGAGTGAGTCTTTTGGAATGTTAATAAAATCAGGATCTCCTAACCAGTATGCTCGGTCTGCAAAAGCACGACGTTCTGCTTCGGTTAAAAGCTGTATCATAAGAGAGGAGTTGTGGTTTAAATTTTGAATAGTATAAGGTTCAATGGATTTTAATATTTGCATCATGGTAATACCACCACTTGAAGGAGGGGGCATAGATACAATGGTTTTGTCCTTATATGTTCCTATAATAGGGGTTCTCCAAATTGCCTGATAACGATTTAAATCTTCATGTGTTATAAGACCACCACCTTGTTTCATCTGATTCACGAGTAGATTAGCAATTTTTCCTTTATAAAAACCATCTCGTTTTTGATCTCGAATAATTTCTAAGGTTTGAGCTAATTGTTCTTGAATCAATACATCACCTGCTTTCCATAATTGTTCTTTTACAAAAACAATAGGTTCTTTATTGACTTGTTTAAATGTTTGACGTTGATCATTTAGTTTTTTAGCTTGTTTAGGAGTGATGATTACACCTTTTCGTGCTAAATCAATAGCAGGTTGAACTAAAGTTTTCCATGGAAGGGAACCATATCGATCGTGTATTTTTACCATACCATCTACAGTGCCAGGTACACCTGTAGCTAATAAACCCAATCGACTTTTTTGTGAATCAGGATTTCCTTCTTGATCTAAATACATATCTCGATGAGCAGCCAAAGGTGCTTTTTCTCTAAAATCAAGAGAATTAACTTGTCCATCTTTATAAGCAACCATAAAACCACCTCCACCAATATTTCCTGCATAAGGATAAGCTACACATAAAGCAAAATTTACGGCGATAGCAGCATCAAAGGCATTTCCTCCTTGTTTCATAATGGTTGTACCTATATCAGAGGCTTCTTTTCGAGCAGAGACCACCATAGCTTCTTTTGCAATATAAGGTTCAAAACTTGGTGTTACTTCTTTATCTATTAGCGTAGGGTTATCTTTTTTGCAACTGAATAGAGTAAGGATTGTAATAAAAATAAGAATGTTATTTTTCATGAAAAATCTTTTAAGAAGGTTGTAGCATTGGCTTGTGCTTTTGGGAAAATGGTCATATCTGCAATTTGAACATGATCAGGTTGTGTGGCAACGAAATGAATACTGTTAGCGATATCTTCCGCTTTTAAAGGTTCATAACCTTCATAAACCTGATGGGCTTTGATTTGATCTCCTTTAAAGCGAACTTTTGAAAAATTAGTATCGACTGCACCAGGAGCAATGTTGGTTACTTTAATTCCATGTGGTAATAAATCTAAGCGCATTCCTTTACTAATTGATTCTACAGCTGCCTTTGAAGCACAGTAAATTGTTCCTTTAGAATAAGTTTCTTTTCCCGCAATAGAACTGATGTTAATAATGTGCCCTTTTTTTTGCTTCATCATAAGAGGGATAACAGCTTCAGATACATATAATAATCCTTTGACATTAGCATCGATCATCATTTCTAGATCTAAAATTTTGACTTGATCGATAGTGTCCAAGCCATGTGCATTTCCAGCGTTGTTTATTAATAACGAAATGTTTTGAAAATCTTCAGGAAGCTTTTCAATATAACTTAGAATAGATAAACGATCTCGGACATCGAAAACAAGTGTGTGAACGCTCGTTTTTTTTCGTACAATATCGGCTAGTTCACTCAATTCCTTTTTTCTTCTACCACAAATGATCAAGGAAAAATCATCTGCTAGTTTTTTTGCTGTAGCAAGTCCAATTCCAGAAGTGGCGCCTGTTATAAGTGCTATAGGTTTCATTATATGTGTTTTTTAATTTATAATAAAAAGTATAGTAACATAATAAATTACTTACAAACTCCCTATTTCATCAAGATTACTTGATTGTTTATTTTAAAAGGTCAGGTCTTCTTTCCTGTGTTCGTTCCAATGCTTTTTGTTCTCGCCATTCATCTATTTTAGGAAAATTTCCTGAAAGAAGAATTTCGGGAACTTTATATCCTTTATAATCTGAAGGGCGTGTATACACTGGTGGAGCTAATAAATTGTCTTGAAAAGAATCGGTTAAAGCAGAAGTTTCATCATTTAAAACTCCTGGAATTAATCGTATAATACTATCAGAAAGGACTGCAGCAGCTAACTCTCCTCCTGATAAAACATAATCTCCAATTGAAATTTCTTTGGTTATGTGCATCGTTCGTATACGTTCATCTATACCTTTATAATGACCACAAATGATCAAGATATTTTCTAAAGAAGACATTTTATTTGAAATTTCTTGATTGAGTGTAACACCATCAGGTGTCATATAAATAACTTCATCATAATGTCGTTCTGCCTTTAAATCAGAGATTGCATTATCCAATGGTTCACACATTAATACCATGCCCGCTCCTCCACCGTATTGATAGTCATCTACTTGATTGTATCTGTTTAAACCATATTTCCTTAAATTATGAGTGTGTACTTCTACTAATCCCTTGTCTATTGCTCTTTTTAAAATAGAAGCAGCGAAAGGACTTTCTAATAATTCAGGTAAGACGGTAATAATATCAATACGCATAAAAATACTTTTTGGTAAAAATAGGAAATAATTATAAATGTTGGTAAGAGTTTCATAAAGTGTTCAAAATGAGAAGGTAAGTTGTTAATGGCACTTTATGTGGATTTATAGATCTTTTTTAAGACAAATTTATGAGAACCGTATAAGAAAAGAGAGGTGAAAAATTTGCGATTAAAAAATTCTTTATATCATTCTATTTTTTGAGGATTAATTTATGGAAATGTACTATTTACATATATTTTTTTGAGCATAATACAATTATGTATATAAAATTATATTAAAATATATGTTTTTACAAAATCACGTTTGTTAGTTTTAAATATTTGTGAGATAACAAAATCAAATTTTACTACGTGAAAAAAATAATTAGTTACATGCTATCTGTCATGTCATTAGGGGTTTATTCTCAAGAAAAACCAGAAGTAAGAATGGGAGGGTCATTAAGAATGAATTATCGATATGATTCCTGGAATGATGAAAGACAAGCAGAAGGAGGAGAGTTCGGATTTGATGTATTTCAAATAGA from Flavobacteriaceae bacterium UJ101 encodes:
- the trmD gene encoding tRNA (guanine(37)-N(1))-methyltransferase (Specifically methylates guanosine-37 in various tRNAs; Belongs to the RNA methyltransferase TrmD family.; KEGG: bab:bbp359 tRNA (guanine37-N1)-methyltransferase), translating into MRIDIITVLPELLESPFAASILKRAIDKGLVEVHTHNLRKYGLNRYNQVDDYQYGGGAGMVLMCEPLDNAISDLKAERHYDEVIYMTPDGVTLNQEISNKMSSLENILIICGHYKGIDERIRTMHITKEISIGDYVLSGGELAAAVLSDSIIRLIPGVLNDETSALTDSFQDNLLAPPVYTRPSDYKGYKVPEILLSGNFPKIDEWREQKALERTQERRPDLLK
- a CDS encoding sulfoacetaldehyde reductase (Catalyzes the formation of isethionate from 2- sulfoacetaldehyde in the deaminative pathway of taurine. Constitutively expressed enzyme that only mediates a small part of the activity observed in taurine-grown cells; Belongs to the short-chain dehydrogenases/reductases (SDR) family.; KEGG: wsu:WS2125 UJ101; Oxidoreductases), with the protein product MKPIALITGATSGIGLATAKKLADDFSLIICGRRKKELSELADIVRKKTSVHTLVFDVRDRLSILSYIEKLPEDFQNISLLINNAGNAHGLDTIDQVKILDLEMMIDANVKGLLYVSEAVIPLMMKQKKGHIINISSIAGKETYSKGTIYCASKAAVESISKGMRLDLLPHGIKVTNIAPGAVDTNFSKVRFKGDQIKAHQVYEGYEPLKAEDIANSIHFVATQPDHVQIADMTIFPKAQANATTFLKDFS
- the ggt gene encoding gamma-glutamyltransferase (Belongs to the gamma-glutamyltransferase family.; KEGG: hna:Hneap_0026 gamma-glutamyltranspeptidase / glutathione hydrolase), with product MKNNILIFITILTLFSCKKDNPTLIDKEVTPSFEPYIAKEAMVVSARKEASDIGTTIMKQGGNAFDAAIAVNFALCVAYPYAGNIGGGGFMVAYKDGQVNSLDFREKAPLAAHRDMYLDQEGNPDSQKSRLGLLATGVPGTVDGMVKIHDRYGSLPWKTLVQPAIDLARKGVIITPKQAKKLNDQRQTFKQVNKEPIVFVKEQLWKAGDVLIQEQLAQTLEIIRDQKRDGFYKGKIANLLVNQMKQGGGLITHEDLNRYQAIWRTPIIGTYKDKTIVSMPPPSSGGITMMQILKSIEPYTIQNLNHNSSLMIQLLTEAERRAFADRAYWLGDPDFINIPKDSLLSKSYNTKRMKDFSFTQATPSSKVDHGTFILNESMETTHFSIIDKQGNAVALTTTLNGRYGNKVVAEGAGYFLNNEMDDFSAKPGIPNMFGLVGAEANAIAPEKRMLSSMTPTLVLNKDHQVEMVVGSPGGSTIITSVLQTILNVYEYGMNMQEAVSVPRFHHQWLPDEIRLEPHSFHDSIKNTLQSKGYPLLEKDNIVVGKVDAILVTQDGLQGGADPRGDDTASGY